One Glycine soja cultivar W05 chromosome 7, ASM419377v2, whole genome shotgun sequence genomic window, GAtatgcaaacaaaaaaaaatacatcctggttatatttaagaaaacaaaatcagAATTTCAAAGTATCCTCATGCAGATAGTCACATGCAACGTACAAAAAGCAACTCCAAAATTTAACATCACCCCATATGTAATTCAAGTctttatcaataattatttctattaacaGAACTGAGGTCCTGAAACATTACACAAGGTTGATTGCAAGTTTTGGCAGCAAGACCTAGGCAAATATTAAATGACAAGGTGGCATCGCATTAGTACCCAATGCAGTCAAACTGGTTaactaaaacaaattaataaatgaaaacaaaaagaaatgacaGAAAAGTTTCTTGTCTCAAACAAATAGGCTTCATGAAAAGAACTCAAAAATAGGAAGCATAACACTAGTATAGAGGAAGTTGGCAGAAATATCAACCAAGATTATCAAATTCTGTAGGAACTCACCAGTCATAAGGGCAATATCTTGTAACAAAGCTTTCTTTGCACCTCCAAATCCTGGACATTTTACAACAGCAACTCTTAGTAATCCTTGCATTTTGTTCACCACTAAGGTCTccaacacttgccttgtgataTCCTCTGCAATAATTAAGAGTGGAACACTCAACTGCATAGCCTTTTCCAGCAAAGGAACTATTTCTTTGACATTTGAAATCTTTTGATCAGTTACCAAAACTTTAACCCAGTCAAACTCTACAATGGACTTCTCCTGGTTTGTAATAAAGTGAGGAGACATGTAACCCTTATCGAACTGTACAAAAAGGACAAACAACATATGTCATAGCGCAAAACACAAGGATTATTCAGATATGAGCAAGAAGAACTGATGTTGGTTAttgagtaatatttttttttttgctcagcaaaaataatatattatattatagatgagtaccagaggtactagatAATACAAATTTAGAGCCAATTTACAGGTAGTTCGGGACAAAACATGATACAGTAGCTAAAATAGCCCAAACTACTCAAATAAGACCAGGTTATTGAGTAATATTATCtgttagaatataaaaaaaaaaaataatatcttatcatattttagagTATCTTACTTAGACTCTCCTTTAACATTAGTTTCCCTTAGGATTGATTACCATATTTCATTATCTCATTATTAGTTTCCCTAATAAGTTAGGATTATAAGTAGTGCTCTAGGTCTACGTTACAAGACCATATTATCACATTGTAAACATTACAGTACTctattattattcaaattgtCTTTTCTCATAATCTCTTTCCTATACAACTAAAATCCCCACAATTTTAACAATATCCCTACCTTCATCCCTTCTTCAATTATCACAGAGGTTTCAGATGATGAGGAAGACTCAATAGAGATCACCCCATCTGAACCAATCTTCTCCATAGCTTCAGCAATCAAGTTACCAACATACTCGTCATTTCCAGCAGAAATCGATGCTACAGCTGCAAAAGAGAAGGAAGATATCTTCAATATTTTCTTGTGAAGAAAACCCCTTAATTTGacaaaattcaaacaaacagAAGCAAAGACCTCTAATATGCTCCCTTCCTTCAACAGGAACACTTCTCTCCTTCAAGAACTTGACCAACTCCTTTACAGTCTTTTCCATCCCCTTCTTCAAAGAAATAGGATTAGCCCCAAAAGCAACTGCTAGTAGTCCAGACTCAATCATGGCCCGAGCCAAAATAATTGCAGTGCTAGTACCATCACCAGCCAACTCATTCATTTTGCTTGCAACCTACGAGCAGGAAAACTAATAACATAAATACATCTCTGGTTACTATTGTCTCAAATTTTATCCATTTAACCTGTGGCAAAATCCTAACAACCATGATCAACCTCTTGAATTAGGATGGCACCTGCATTCTCAATTGCATCCGAAAGCTCAATGGATCGAGCAATTGTAACGCCATCATTAATCACTTTAAGGTTTCCGGATTCAGAAAGAATAACATTTCGTCCTACATGGTTAGGAATGAAATAAATAAGCAAGAAAAGTCAACAAGCACTGGACTAGAATCAACCAATGactatataataatattgaGATTCAAAAGCAAGGAATTTCCAgctcaaatataatttaaagcaATTTTGAGGCTTGTTAGTGTTTCTTCAAATTAGCTTATTTTGTATACAAAACAGCTTATAATCAAACCAAAGcccaatcaaaacaaaaaatgcacTTGGTGCATGTTTGGATTCATAATGGATCAtccaaaataatgttaaaacacCAGCTAACatgattttagttaattttttgtgtatttGGGTGAGCTTTGTAAACTTAATTCTGAATGAAATTGATCTTGAAGTGAAGTAATTTATGTCAGATGTTTAATGTTTTAACTCTAAAAGCAAGTTAGCAGTAAActcaatacaaaaaatattatacagcACAAAAGTTATCTAAAGTTGCTTCAACTTGATCGATTTTGGACCTAGATGTAATTTCTCAAAGTGAAACCAAACATGTGAACACTTACCTAAAATCATATTAGCTGGAATTCGAACGTGATGAACTCAAACATGTTCATGTGTTTGGTCCCACGTTGAGAAGATTATTTTTGGGTGTAAAGTTGATTCTAAGTAGCTTTTATgttggattaaaaaaatgagcTTTACTCCTATCTTACTTCGAAATAAAAGCGTACAAACATAATTTTActtcaaaatcattttcataaaaaagaaaaaaaaaaaacttcgcaAGGGCTCACCCAAACACACACTTAACCAAACCAGTTGCTGATAGAGATTCTAGGTATTGGTCATTGTTGAGGCAGAAAAATGCAATTGAATATGATAGCAATTAAGCAATGCAACAAATTAGCTACACAATAACAATGATTTGGTCAATCATCAAATTGCGAAGCATAGTCCATAGTGATACATATACCTTTGGGTCCAACAGTAAGAGAGACAGCATCAGCGAGTTTATCAATCCCAGCTTGTAAGGCTTCTCTGCACTCTTTGCCAAATAATATCTTCTTAGGGCCAGCGCACACCACAAAACGCGGCATTTTGCGAACCCCAAATGCCATCGTTTGGTTCCAATGAAAAGGCTGCAACAACAAAACAATGTAGTAAAGTCAGAAACATGGAAGAGAGTGTGAGAGCATAGCATAGCAATAAGCAAAAGCAAAGGTACTTACTGAGAATGATGAAAAGGAAGGGGTTTTATTGGGAGGGAAGAAGAATAGCGAGGAGAGAGAAACGTGGCTCCTCATGATGTGTTGTCGGAGACAGAGTTTGAAAAAAAGTGGAAGCCCACTGCTTCTTCAAGGAGTTTTTGTATGGATTGAAACAACCACCGCAGCTTACGCTGTTTCCGCCGTCGCGGGCTCGTCGGCACCGGCGGTTTTGCGGTGTTACTGAAGTCGTAAACCAAAATCGTGGCACGGTTTCACAACGATCTTGTTTGCGATGTCGTTTGTGCGAGCCATTTTGATATATTGTGaaaatcagataaaaataaaaagaaatatttttataaccaAAGTTAAGAATTCATATCTATATGTTTAAATGAGTGATTTAGTCCCTACAGTTcgtatcttttaatttttattgtttgaaactgattttttttaatttttatatttttaattttaattttttttagttactataatttaaaagtatcttttaatttttattgtttgaaactgatttttttaatttttatatttttaattttaattttttttagttactataatttaaaagtatcttttaatttttattgtttaaaactgatttttttaatttttatatttttaattttaattttttttagttactataatttaaaagtgattttttagttcttatcgtttttattttaattcttgtaatttgaaaataaactttttagtctttataatttatattttaatcattatcatttttacaaaaaaaaaatatataaataattagttacaaattaattataaattatcaactattttttattacaaattatcttgtaataaattagttatgaattatttgctaatattttgtagttaattgtaattgataatattactcatattttgatggtaagaactaaaagaaaattaaaatataaagtatatggactaaaaagatcactttcaaattatagggactaaaaaggaattaaaatacaaggattaaaaaaaccactttcaaactataaggattaaaagagaattaaaatgtaaattatagggactaaaaaaactactttaaaaatataagaactaaaaggtACAAATGATGAAACTATAAGgaccaaatgaataattaaacttaTCTATATAAATCCATGTAAAAGAATAGTATGTCGAAAAGTCCAAATAGATATCTTATATTGTTGACACCTATCCTCCCTTAGTTGACAAAAtgggaattttgaaaatttatactCCACTCACACTCCTTCTATTATACTTACTCCGACGCGGTTAAGGTTTGCTTCAAGCATTTGGTTGAGAATCTTGAAAGTTTTAGCGAGTTGGCTGCCAAGGATCCCATGATGTATCTTCCCTTGGCGTCCGAGTTCTATAGGATTTTGGTTCACGCATTCTATGCGTCTTCAACACCACTTGCCACGAGGTCATTGCGCTCCACTGCCTCGGCCTCGACGACGCCACTAGAACCAAGATCGTTAAGTCTCTGCCGCTCGCCAACCACATCACGCTGCACTTCACCAGCGCATGCCCACCAaagcaaaatcaattttttctccAAAGTCTTGAATCTTTTTTTCCCTCTGCTTTCCTTTGAACATTACATTCCTAAAAAACCGATTTTCCGAGGAAAGAAGTGAAG contains:
- the LOC114419781 gene encoding chaperonin 60 subunit alpha 2, chloroplastic-like isoform X1 — protein: MRSHVSLSSLFFFPPNKTPSFSSFSPFHWNQTMAFGVRKMPRFVVCAGPKKILFGKECREALQAGIDKLADAVSLTVGPKGRNVILSESGNLKVINDGVTIARSIELSDAIENAGAILIQEVASKMNELAGDGTSTAIILARAMIESGLLAVAFGANPISLKKGMEKTVKELVKFLKERSVPVEGREHIRAVASISAGNDEYVGNLIAEAMEKIGSDGVISIESSSSSETSVIIEEGMKFDKGYMSPHFITNQEKSIVEFDWVKVLVTDQKISNVKEIVPLLEKAMQLSVPLLIIAEDITRQVLETLVVNKMQGLLRVAVVKCPGFGGAKKALLQDIALMTGADFLSGDLGLTLDGATSDQLGTALKVTITSNATTIIADPSMKAEIQARISQIKKDLSETDNANLSRKLSERIAKLSGGIAVIKVGAHTEVELEDRKLRIDDAKNATFAAISEGIVPGGGATYVHLLDLIPTIRNSMEDLEEQIGADIVAKALLEPAKSIATNAGVDGDIVVQKIRTHDWRIGYNAMTGTYEDLLNAGVADPSCVARCALQSAVSVAGAVLTTQAILVDKIKKTKPPVPLVPGITP